The following DNA comes from Rhinoraja longicauda isolate Sanriku21f chromosome 30, sRhiLon1.1, whole genome shotgun sequence.
ccggcccgggctCAAGGCCGCGCCTCTCCccacggcgggcgggcgggcgggcgggcaggcTGCAGCCGAGAGGCCCGGACTCGCACCGGGACTAGGGCCCGGAGACCCGCAACCCCGCCACCCGGAGCCCCGCCACCCGGAGCCCCGCCACCCGGAGCCCCGCCACCCGGAGCCCCGCCACCCGGAGCCCCGCCACCCGGAGCCGCAGCCAGGCCCGCCGCCTGAGCCCCGGTCCCCGCGTCCCGGGCCTACCCTCTCAGGCCTCGGTATTTACCTCGACATCAAACCCGCGGCAGCGCCTTCTGAACGGGGCCTCCGGATGGTGTCGAGGCAGCGGAGCCCCAGGCCGCGGCTGGAGTAGGCGGTGGCCCAGCGCTCCCTCCCCCAGAGCGGACACTCGGAGCCGGGCGGCGGCGGCGGAACCCAGCGGCTAATATGGCGGAGCAGCGAGCGTCCACACCTGCAGCCGCTGCTCAACGGCCCCCCCTGCCGGCCGCGCCCACACCTGCAGCAGCCGCTGCTCAGCGGCCCCCCCTGCCGGCCGCGCCCACACCTGCAGCCGCCTCCgctcagcgcccccccccccccccatgccggccGCGCCCACACATGCAGCCGCCGCCGCTCAGCGGCCCCCCCTGCCGGCCGCGCCCACACCTGCAGCCGCTGCTCAGCGGCCCCCCCTGCCGGCCGTGCCCACACCTGCAGCCGCCTCCGCTCAGCGACACCCCCCCCTGCCGGCCGCGCCCACAACTGCAGCCGCTGCTCAGCGCCCCCCCCTGCCGGCCGCTGCTCAGCGCCCCCCCCTGCCGGCCGCGCCCACACCTGCAGCCGCTGCTCAGCGCCCCCCCCTGCCGGCCGCGCAGGTTGTATTCATAGTGACCGAGTGAAACAAAGGCATTGGCAAGAAGCACAGAGGCGATGTATATGCTGGGTCTACACCGAATAAGCAGATGCTTGGGGGCATCTGACTGCTGGTGGAAGGAAGGGGTTTGCAAGGCACATAACCACCATGCTGTGAAAGATCtcaccgtgactgcgtgggttttccccgggagctccggtttcctctcacactccaaagacgtgcaggtttataagttaactggcttggtataattgtaaattgtcccttgtgtggatagtggtggtgtacggggatcgctggtcagcacagactcagtgggccgaagggcctgtttccgtgctgtatctctaaactaaactaaacaagcaaaCTATGCAGCTCAGACATCTCGAAGCTACCCTCAGCTTTGAGTGGGGAATCAGGAGAGCCCTGGTCAACACAGAGAAAACTAACCTGTTGAATGTTTTGTGGGGTACTTGTGAAAAGAATTATGAGGGGATTAGACTGTGTGAATGCACAGGATCTTTTACCCAGCGTAGGTAAATGCACGGAatagaagaggggtctcgacccaaaacgtcacctattccttttctccagagatgctgtctgacctgctgagttactccagctttttatgtctatcttcaatacgAAATCGCATATCCCTTTGGACCAAGAGACGTTTCAGAGTCTTGGATGTTGTAAGATGGCGCCAGAACCTGGCGAGTCTCTGCGTGCTATTCCACAAGAGAATCGACTGTGCTCATCTCTGGTATAGTATCACTGGACCGCTttgcagaacaagcatttcactgtttcTCCGTACACAACCGATCGACTGGCTACTTGTTGCAAGGGATAGACACAAGAAAGAAAACGTAGTCATTGAGCAAAATGGGAACAGAGGCagaaacagaaggcagtggcagaAGTAGGCGAAATAAGAGATTTTCGGATGTGCAAtgtttttagtctagtttagtttagagatacagcgtgcaaacaggcccttcggcccaccgagcctgtgccgaccagcggtccccgctcactaacactatcctacacacacctgggacaatttacatttatatcaagccaattaacctacaaacctgtacgtctttcaagtgtgggaggataccgaagtcctcggagaaaacccacgcaggccacagggagaacgtacaaactccggatccttggcgctgtgaggcagcaactctaccgctgcaccatcaaaAGTCATAAGATTAATTATTGCAGATTTCAGTAGCTGGTTTGGAAGCATTTTACAGCTGGGACCATGAAGTCCATGTCAGTCTAAATCATCTTCAAAAATATGACCAATTCCATGTTAAAAGCAGGATCTGCTTTTAATAGGGGTGATACAATCCAGACCTTCCCCTTTGTGGGGAGAAAAAGATTCCCTCGTTGTGCTATCCTAAAGTTTCTAGGCAATGGTTAATGATCCACTTGAAAAGTCACCCTGATGGGCAACTGCTGAAGCAAAGCTCAGCATAATAGAAAACGAACCATTTGAGACGGCAAAGATTCAGGCTCTCTGACAGAGATTATTGCCTGGCTATTCCCACAACAGCTTGAAAAGCCTCCAGGAAAATGGTTAGTACATTACAGACACATTTATCATCGGAAACACCTCATCATTATTAAACCACGCTGTCCAAGGATCGTTCAAATACGCAGTATATTAAAAAAGCAAAATATTTATTGGGGGAGTAATCAGTTACAGTGTGGACTAGTAATCTGCAAATAATAGTGCAACAAAGCAAAGAGGACATAGACAAGGTAACGATAGAAACTGGCCTCTCCTTCAGTCAGTAATCTACAGGGCATGTTGCCAGAAACTACATGGATCTATTTCCATAAAAATGGAGACAATTATCTTCCCTTCTATATGTAATGAAATATAGTTAAgtataagatggacacaaaatgctggaggaactgaagatggaagaaatgggtaacgtttcgggtcgagacctttcttcagtctgaagcgtcaaccagaaatgtcacccattccttctctccagaaatgctgcctgtcccagaaaTGCTGTCTCGCCAGCGTTTtgcgtttatctttggtgtaaaccagcatctgcacttccttccttctATATTTAAGTACAGTCGACCCTCGTTATCATGGACCTGTTTAGAACGGATTTTGGTTGCAGAGGACGGAGTGACCACAAGGTGGCGGCAATGGGCAAGGACAACACCACTGATAACAAAGAATTATGTGAGCTACCTTCACTGTTTATATGAACCTCTTTCCAAATACAAAGCAATCCATGCTGGAGAATGTAAAATACAACAGGGCGTTGGCTTGAAGTTcatactcgattgtaatcatgtactgcctttccgctggctggctagcacacaaaagcttttcactggactgtacctcggtacacgtgacaataaactaaactcatacttTCAGTATCTACGTTTGCTACTGAATCAGCATCTACACTTCCTTGCGTCCCTGTTTTAGTTCCAGAGACTCGGGTACAATTCAGATCTTGGGTGCAGTGCGTGTCAAGTTTACATGTAATTAAACTATGCTCACTTTTTATTCATTTACACCATTTAAAGTATTATGAATTTTGTGTCCTTTCCTGTTTATTGTGTCCTTTTTATTAATTTAAAGTATTATGTATTTAGTGTCCTTTCCTGTTTATTGTGTCCTGTTTAGTACATATTGGCTGTTTTTCGAATGCtgcccttttttttttacctctctTTGATTGGTTtcagtggacaatcggcaataacacaCACCATCTCTCCTGATTCATTATCTTACTTCTTctcaggcccccctcggtcatggctgaccatggggtgatgcatcctagttggctgcttgctccacacctcggctagagcagcgttgcttgtggctgaagagaccaatgcgggagtgacagtctctgtctcaAAGGTCACGTTTGTGTGTGGTCCATTATAACGTGGGTTTATCTGTATTTTAAGTACCAGAAAATGAGATGGTCAAACTGAAGGGGGTTTGTACCAAATACAAATGAGTTGCAGCCAAAGGTTTCTCACATTTTACTGAACCACTATTGAAGAATTTCACACAATCATTTTGTGATTCAAGTTAGCATTGTAATAACTTTTTTGTCAAAATCCACGCACATTGCAAGAATTTTTTGGGACTGATTTGTAGAACATCTGTTTTGTAAAATTGCCAGCGAAGTCGGTCACTAGACAGATGAACATTATTCACAGTAGTTATCAGAGTTCATTCCGTTAGTCACGGTGCACCATGCGTGAAAATACCCCAGTGGGTTCCGCACCATGGCCCAGTGCATCGAGGAAGCCTTCCTCCCGCCTCTGCTTGGCCAGTGCAGCCAGGGACTTGAACGTCTTGGGCTCGTACACAGACAGATCTGCAAGGACCTTGCGGTTTAGTTCCACTTGGCTCTGTCAAAATACAAAACAGAAGCTTTCATTGTCAAAACAGTTCGTGTCTTTTCAggatttcttttagatttagattttagatttagagatacagcgcggaaacaggcccttcggcccaccgggtccgcgccgcccagcgatccccgcacattaacactatcctacacacactagggacaatttttttaaacatttgcccagccaattaacctacatacctgtacgtctttggagtgtgggaggaaaccgaagatctcggagaaaacccacgcaggtcacggggagaacgtacaaactccgtacagacggcgcccgtaatcaggatcgaacccgagtctccggcgctgcattcgctgtaaggcagcaactctaccgctgcgccaccgtgccgccaccgttgCCGCTAGGTCGCGAGTGATAAACGTCCGCATAGTGCGGGCCGAACAGCCGAGTCGACAAAGTGGAATGTGTGCCAGGCATTATCAAAGCCCACATGCCTTGCAGTGACCCAGCTGTGGATATCTCAGAacctgggtggcatggtggcacagcggtagagttgctgccttacagcgccagagatcaaggtttgatcccaactgtctgtacggagttttacgttctccccgtggcctgcgtgggttttctcggcgatctccagtttcctcccgcgctctagggacgtacaggtttgtaggttaatgggcttcagtaaagatggtaaattgtccctcgtgcgtaggatggtgttagtgtgcggggatcactggtcggtgcggactcggttggctgaagggcttgtttctgtgctgcatctctaaaataaacctcTCTTCCACTTCAACATCTAATTCGTGGAGCTGGCGTGATACGATGCTCTGCGCCTTGGCAGAACtttctataaatataaataaaacttTGCATTTAGCTCTATATTTCTTTGggacattggaggttgaggggagacttgatagaagtacataaaattgtgagaggcatagatagggtagatagtctttgttccccagtgtggaaatgtccagcactcgagggcatagctataaggcgaGAGGGGGACAGTTTAGTGGAGATGTGAGGTGGATTTATAttttacagagtggtgggggcctgcgaCACATTGccagccagggtggtggtggaggcagataccctgGTGGGATTGagaggcttgtagataggcagatggaagtgcaggaattcgagggatgtggatcatgtgcaaacagatgagatcagtttaacttcgtatcatgttcagcacaaacactatgagccgaagggcccattcattCCTCTGCTGTGCTGATCTAGATTTGTAGAACATCCGTTTATACAAACCGTTCTCCCAGCCAAGGCTCCTTGCTTGCACCATTCCCCGGGGGCTTTTGCCCATCCTGTTCTTTGTTTCCTTACAACTAACCACAGGTTACGAAAAAACAACCACATATTGGACAACTaatcatagaacatcgaacagagttagatttagctcttagggccaagggaatcaggggatatgaggaaaaaacaggaacggggcactgattttggatgatcagccatgatcatattgaatggcggtgctgactcgaagggccgaatggcctactcctgcacctattttctatgtttctaatacagcataggaacaattccttcagcccacaatgcccgtgccaaacatgatgccaaattaaactaatctcttctgccggcttgtgatccatatccctccatatccatgtgcctatctaaatggctcttaaacgccactatcgtatctgcctcctccaccacccctggcagcgtgttccaggcccccaccactctctgtgtaaaaaaacaccctccccttcacatctcctttaaatgttgtccctctcacctaaaagctactgattttaaaaagtgcacaTCTATGACACCTGGTGCAATTTCGATTTTTCttcttacagaaacataaaaaaataatcCTTTCCCATTTTAATTTTTCCTCCCTAAACTCTGTAGATTTTATACAACTGGATAAACAGTTAGGAACTGGCACTTCATGTACATCTGGACATACCCTGGCAAGTCATCaaagccaagcagcatctgtggagggaaacggcccgacatttcgtgtcgggattttttcttcaaactgatcagtctgaagaagtgtccagtcccaaaatatcatctgtttatttctctctactgatgctgcctgatccgctaagttcGTCCTGCATTTTGTTTGTTACTGAATATTACAGCACCTGGCGTCTTGTGTCTCCGTAGCAGATCAACTATTTTATTCCCCCGTTGGTAGATATAAATATTTTCACTTCAATTTGTTTACAACATTATTCCAAAGCAGCACACCGTGTAAAGCAGCAGTCTGTTTGAGCTGGTTCATGTGTCCTCTAACTTTTAGTTTggacatacatcatggaaacaggtcctttggcccaccaagtccatgccgactaacaatCACCATGTACACTAACTCTACTctccgcacgagggacaattcacgcaagccaatttacctacaaacctgcacgtctttggaatgtgggtggaaaccggagcacccggaggaaacccacacggtcacagggcaaacgtgcaaactctgtacagacagcacccgtagtcaggatcaaacctggctctctggcgctgtgaggcagcaactctaccgctgcaccgcccctaattggcctctgtaagtttccccgagtgggtggggagtggacgagaaagtgggataacatagaactagtgtgaatgagtgatcgacggtcagcatggactcagtgggttgaaagaCCTGTTGtaatactgcatctctaaaccaagtccctttgcatgacTCAAGGGGAGCCTAGAGAGATCATTAATGGCCACAACGTCAATGAATTTGCTGGGATCACAGGGCCATTATTTCCCCCCATCTCCTTGGTGCCATGGCGGTgcagcgggtctctggcgctgtaaggcagcgactctaccgctgccccactgtactGCCCCATCTGAATCTACCAGCACAGTCTAGGTGATGTTTTATGCAGAAGACAGTTGGCTCTGGCACAACATGATTAAAGCAAGCGTTCAGAACGCATTAATGTTCTCAGCAGACTTCAGCTCCATCAGGTTCGGTTTCATGCTTTGATGCAGCTAAAACTAATCGGCAGATCATGAGAAGCTGCAGAAAGCAGTGTACATGAACAGCTTGCTCTCTGACATTGGACCAAGGCCATCAATCCACCAAAATACTTATACGTTGCAGCCTCACCTTAATCAAATTACAAATCAGCATTGGATACTTCAGCCCATGTTCACGGGTTGCTGCTGCTATTCTGCTTATCCAGAGCTGAAAAACAAAattcatattttttaaatcaaccaGGCCTAGTCATTCCCTCCCCAGCTGCCTTCCCCAATGaatcttccagtactttgtgattttctcaagatttcagcacctgtcattcctgtgtatatatgtgtatttgtaagTATGtgtatacatgtacacacacacacaccaaactttTCTTTCCTCACTCgtttattatattctttacagtgtactctgtttacatattctgttgtgctgctgcaattaaggatttcattgttctatctgggacagatgacaataaaacattcttgacacggtggcgcagcggtagagttgctgccttacagcgaatgcagcgccggagacccaggttcgatcctgactacgggcgccgcctgtatggagtttgtacgttctccccgtgacctgtgtgggttttctccgagatcttcggtttcctcccacactccaaagacgtgcaggtatgtaggttaattggctgggcaaatgtaaaaattgtccctagtgggtgtaggatagtgttcgtgtgcggggatcgctgggcggcgcggacccggtgggccgacgggcctgtttctgcgctgtatctctaaatctaatatcTAAATCTTgactctccctgtgactcccaCCTGTTGCATATTTGTACAGTACGTTACGGCTGCATGTTTGCCTGCTCACGGCCAGTTCAGCTGGTCCCACTCCCACCCCGATAGTCTCTGCTCACCACCCTTGGCGGTCAGGATGCTCACCGTCCTCATGTTCCGCTTCTTGAGTTTCCTGGCCTTAGTGGAGTAAAGGTACGCTCGCCTAACGGCCCGCAGCGCCAGGCTGTAGCATCGGTTCTTGCGCCCCCGGAAATGCTGCAAAGCCAAAGGAGAAACAGATGAGAATCGCCGAGCGGATCGACGGTCGAGGAACTTCATCACAGGCATTGACTTCCCCACTGACGTAAAGGTGTACACGTGTGTCCCGGCGGCCAGTGGAGGAAGGACGAGCTGTCAGGAATAAGGAAGGACATGGTGCCGGGGGGACagggccgagaacaaagagggacggtggggaggtgaggaaggaatgaatgggttagcacatgatgagcacttgacagcactgggcctctactcgctggagtttagaaagttgaagggggacctcattgaaacttacagaataatgaaaggcctggatagagtagatgtggagaggatgtttccactggtgggagagtctaggaccagaggtcatagcctcataattaaagggcggtcttttggaaaggaggtggggaagaacctctttagtcagagggtagctaatctgtagaactcattgtcacagagggctgtggaggccaagtcggtggagaTTTTTAacgcagaggtagacaaattcttgattagaacgggtgtcaagggctacggggagaaggcaggaaaatgggattatgaggcagagatcagccatgattgaatggcggcgtggactcaatgggcagaatggcctaattctactcctataacttgtgaagaaAGAGGGACTCTCTTGAATACTTGTgtgactttgtcggcgcccttgaCTGTCGCATGCTTGTACTGCACGCAAAGAAATAATCTCACTGTGTCAAGTACCGAAACAGGAGGCACTGCCCCCAAAGAGCAGCCGcactccaccctggccacaccctcgcTTCACTCCTGCCCTCGGGAAGGTGGAAGTGgaggtctgaaaactgtgacctccaggttcaagaacagcttctgcccaacaagaatcaggctcttgaacactgcacaacattaaCTAACCCCAACTATGAACAGTGGTTGCAATAAGTGCTGGGTTTGTGTTATTGCAATAGCATTGTGTCCATGAACGGATTGGATTTTTGTGCATTatgtgcggtgctggctcgaagggccaaatggcctcctcctgcacctattttccatatatgtgtgtgtgtatgtatatgtgtgtgtgtatgtatgtgtgtgtatgtatatgtgtgtatgtgtgtatatgtgtgaggctgtgtgtgtgtgtatatgtgtgtgtatgtgtatatatatgtgtgtatgtgtgtgtgtatgtatatatatgtgtgtgtgtatatatatatgtgtgtgtgtgtgtgtatatgtgtgtgtggctgtgtgtgtgtgggatgtgtgtgtgtgtatatgtgtgtgtgtgtatatgtgtgtgtatatgtgtatatgtgtgtgtgtggggggtgtatgtgtgtgtatatgtgtgtgtgtgtgtgtgtgtatatgtgtgtgtgtgtgtgtatatgtgtgtgtgtgtgtgtgtgggggggggtgtgtgtatgtgggggggtgtatgcgtgtgtgtgtatgtgtgtgtgtatatgtgtgtgtgtgtgtgtggggtgtatgtgtgtgtgtatatgtgtgtgtatgtatatgtgtgtgtgtggggtgtatgagtgtgtgtgtatatgtgtgtgtgtgtatatgtgtgtgtgtgtatatgtgtgtgtgtgtatatgtgtgtgtgtgtatatgtgtgtgtgtgtatatgtgtgtgtgtgtatatgtgtgtgtgtgtatatgtatgtgtgtgtgtggggggtgtgtgtgtgtggggtgggtgtgtgtgtgtggggtgtgtgtgtgtgtggggtgtgtgtgtgtgtgtggggtgtgtgtgtgtgtgtgtgtggggtgtgtggtgtgtgtgtgtgtggggtgtgtgtgtgtggggtgtgtgtgtgtggggtgtgtgtgtgtggggtgtggggtgtgtgtgtgtgtgtgtgtggtgtgtgtgtgtgtggggtgtgtggtgtgtgtggggtgtgtgtgtgtgtggggtgtgtgtgtgtgtggggtgtgtgtgtgtgtggggtgtgtgtgtgtgtgtggggtgtgtgtgtgtgtgtggggtgtgtgtgtgtggggtttgtggggtgtgtgtgtgtgtggggtgtgtgtgtggggtgtggggtgtggggtgtgggtgtggggtgtgtgtgtgtgtgtgtggggtgtgggtgtggggtgtgtgtgtgtgtgtgtgtggggtgtgtgtgtgtggggtgtgtgtggggtgtgtgtgtgtgtggggtgtgggtgtggggtgtggggtgtgtgtgtggggtgtgtgtgtgtgtgtgtggggtgtgtgtgtggggtgtggggtgtggggtgtgtgtggacgGGCCCGTGAAGCTGCAGCGTTGGCATTTCACTGTCCTTTGCGGGTCTGTGTGGCAACTCCACACTCATGACCGACCGTGAGGCTCAGCCACAGAATCGTGcacacccttcggccccaccgcctTCATGCTGACCCTGGGGATCCCACCAGGAGATTGCCCCGTTAATCCCCAAATTATCCCGCACAGTTGAAGGCCCCGCCGCAccccgacccccagccccgccgcaccccgacccccagccccgcCGCACCCCGACCCCCAGCACCCCGACCCCCAGCACCCCGACCCCCAGCAccccgacccccagccccgccgcaccccgacccccagccccgccgcaccccgacccccagccccgcCGCACCCCGACCCCCAGCACCCCGACCCCCAGCACCCCGACCCCCAGCAccccgacccccagccccgccgcaccccgacccccagccccgccgcaccccgacccccagccccgcCGCACCCCGACCCCCAGCACCCCGACCTCTGACTGGGCCCCGCCGCACCCCGGCCTCACCCGTGCGTGCTGCAGCACCTCCTGGACCCGCCAGTAGCGGTCGGGCCCGCGGTTCCGAATCCAGCGGGAAAGCGTGAGGAAAACCATCGGCCGCCGCGGCGCTGCCCCAGTCCCCGGCCTCGCGCGTCAGGGAGCGCCGACCGGCGGTGTCTCTCGGCGCGGCCAGGCGGTGGCGCTGTCTCTGGGCGACCCCGCGGTGGCGCTGTCTGTCCCGGGCCGGGCGGTGGCGCAGTCTGTCCCTGGCCAGGCGGTGGCGCTGTCTGTCCCGGGCCGGGCGGTGGCGCTGTCTGTCCCCGGCCAGGCGGTGGCGCCACTGTCCCCGGCCAGGCGGTGCGGCAGAGACGGTTGTGACCAGCGGGGGGCAGCAGTGAGGAGGTGCCTGTTCACACTCGGGCTGTGTTGCCACTTTGAAGGAAAttcgtgggggtgtggggtgggggtcgtgggggagagggggtcgtgggggaaaggggtgggggtcgTGGGGGAGAAGGtcttgggggagaggggtgggggtcgtggggaagagggggtcgtgggggaaaggggtgggggtcgtgggggagagggtgtcgtggggaagagggggtcgtgggggaaaggggtgggggtcgtgggggagagggtgtcgtggGGAGGGGgtcgtgggggagagggggtcgtgggggagagggggtcgtgggggaggggggagtgaggggagggagtcgTGGGGACGTGggcgagaggggggagtgggggtcatgggggagaggggtggggggggtctacaagtgaggctcccactgattgtcgctggaagcttgcgcccttttcaggacagacgatgatagtgatgtaacatttgaaacatggacgatggacacgaaagaagaaggagAAAACCCACTTTGCTGATTGCAAAATGAGTATCAACCTGAATCAGACAAAAAGCATCCTCAGAATTAATTTGCACGTCCCACGTCCCGCAGAGACGATGAAGCTATAAAAGGAGACtccaggaactgcagaggctggaatcctgagcgaaacacaatgtgctgggggaATGGCGCGGGTCaggaagagaatggacagacgacatttcgggtagggacccttctacagaacaGGAAACTCGGTTTCCCTGCGGCGACAATTTTAGTTtgaccttaaaaatatctgtcaGCAGTTGGTCATAGAAGCATCCTTCTAATGCAACCAGTGAAAGAGTAAAAAGAACTGTAAGCAGAAGTTAGCACAACTCTTGCTTCCATCTTAAAGGATAATGCTCATGTTTCTTTGGAGGTAAAACTACATATTAGACTGGGAAGGAAAAATCGTGGGAGCATATTAAATGCAGAACTTGCAGGTTGTTGCCAGGGAAGTGATGAAACAGTGCAATGTTGTTGCTCTTGTTGCTATTTAATAGGGTGGTAAatataatgggggggggggcaatgacaAACAAGAGGTAATGCTGTCCAGTTTGTAGTGTCGCATAAAGTACATGAATGTATAAGAATTGGCACTCTATAACATAATATATTGCATTGTTAAAAGTACAATGGCATCTAATTTATGGTGTCACAAAGGGTACAGAATCCTTTTAATAGCAAAGCGACTGA
Coding sequences within:
- the mrpl20 gene encoding large ribosomal subunit protein bL20m; translation: MVFLTLSRWIRNRGPDRYWRVQEVLQHARHFRGRKNRCYSLALRAVRRAYLYSTKARKLKKRNMRTLWISRIAAATREHGLKYPMLICNLIKSQVELNRKVLADLSVYEPKTFKSLAALAKQRREEGFLDALGHGAEPTGVFSRMVHRD